Proteins co-encoded in one Arachis stenosperma cultivar V10309 chromosome 7, arast.V10309.gnm1.PFL2, whole genome shotgun sequence genomic window:
- the LOC130941904 gene encoding protein CHLOROPLAST IMPORT APPARATUS 2: MRRKKLKRRHTKTQKDRERETAVFRDKMGYTSLLRSPKKEEEQEVPEATFSSSILPFSNNHQLLYHDNDDEEFSILEQLEGVLDIEEEEEEEEEEEEEQKLLPSPQQGMVTSCSGDDEELHWDFMEWEEDNHQFPEAENELKVVIRDDSRISNNNKCLMEEEVKKMVVKREEESNNNNVVGFWEVEDEKMVALNLNLNYQEVLDAWSDRGSLWADDYSLSLATTNNGYYYMGEVPVLEEERTRREASVLRYKEKRQNRLFSKKIRYQVRKLNADKRPRIKGRFVKRH; this comes from the exons ATGAGAAGAAAG AAATTGAAGAGGAGACACACAAAAACACAGAAGGATAGAGAAAGAGAAACAGCCGTTTTCAGAGATAAGATGGGATACACTTCACTGCTTAGAAGTccaaagaaagaggaagaacaagAAGTGCCAGAAGCTACTTTCTCCTCCTCCATATTACCCTTTTCCAATAACCACCAACTACTATACCACgataatgatgatgaagaatTCAGTATCTTGGAGCAACTTGAAGGAGTCTTGGacattgaagaagaagaagaagaagaagaagaagaagaagaagaacaaaagttGTTACCATCTCCACAGCAGGGAATGGTAACTAGTTGTAGTGGCGATGATGAAGAGCTTCATTGGGATTTCATGGAATGGGAGGAGGATAATCATCAATTCCCAGAAGCCGAAAATGAATTGAAGGTAGTCATAAGAGATGATAGCAGAATAAGCAATAATAACAAGTGCCTAATGGAGGAGGAGGTGAAGAAGATGGTAGTaaagagggaagaagaaagtaaTAACAATAATGTTGTTGGGTTTTGGGAAGTGGAAGATGAAAAGATGGTGgctttgaatttgaatttgaactATCAAGAGGTTTTGGATGCTTGGTCTGACCGTGGCTCTCTTTGGGCTGATGACTACTCACTTTCATTGGCAACCACCAACAATGGCTACTACTAT ATGGGAGAAGTGCCAGTAttagaagaagaaagaacaaGAAGGGAAGCAAGTGTTCTAAGGTACAAAGAGAAGCGCCAGAACAGATTGTTCTCCAAGAAGATAAGATACCAAGTTCGGAAACTAAACGCAGATAAAAGACCAAGAATCAAG GGTCGCTTTGTGAAGAGACACTGA